atggttgaaagataccatggcaacctgatatgagatgtgtaagaccatggttgaaagataccatggcaacgtgacataaaagaataagaccatggttgaaagataccatggcaacatgatgaaaatgagtaagaccatagttgaaagacactatggcatcacgtcaaagataaataagaccgtggatgggagacgctataacatctgttgaacaattgatattcaggtaaaatgtatcaaatgacgaatggttatatgaaatggttgtgtgaaatgtttacaagaactggtcatatagaaatatatgtacaaaagcgttgtatgaaataattatgaaaattgataaacgaaataagtataagtacatggaatataatttatgttaagtttgatataagctattaccgtaataaatatacataaaatatatggaaatgatgaagcataaaatattgatataatgaaatgaatgataaatgCTTGTGAAGAAAcgataagagcatgatatgtttcatgacatgtacatatatgattatcattgatatgttgatacaaggaaattatgtaattgaaactattattaaactcaagtgcgacatgtcgagaaaatagatatatcaatgttgaatttatatgagatatgtgcaagtataccaacaatgttgttgtttgatgcttatacaagtgccaaactgttgattgaatggtaatatatttattttatatgatgcattgaatcggtaagtattttaatttttttaagtgatctgcaaatggtagtaatgctccgaaaccctgttctggcagcggatacgggttaggggtgttacattatcaaACATAAATTATCAcatcaaaaatcttttaaaaaccatattttactatttaatatttacgaacttactcatcGAATTTGGTGgccctaaaaccactattttcgacacagATGAAAAACAGACTGTTACATTAGTTTTGGAACTTAGTttttaaaaaccctaaactcctGAAAACATAATGGTTCACATACAAATAGTGATCCTTGAACACTCACCGATTAGCTGAGAATTTAAACAAATTTTGGTTTTCCTTTGTCCTTGCTAGTAGATGGTCTGGCTGGTTCGTAGCATACATAAACATGCACAAATTACTTAACAAGCACACAAAATTCAAACATACGAGCGAACCTAGTTTCCTGGAAAATTAACCCTAGTAGCATAGAGGCTTACCTTGGTTTCTAAGAACTTTGGTTCAGAATAGAGGCTTGGCAAAAAGAATAATCAATGAGAGAACTTTCCATGGGAAGAACTTAATTTATAGGCACTAAGTGTTTTAGTACTCTTAGTACACCTTACTTGACTTAGGAAAAAGGTTACGTGTATGGATAGTATTCTAACTGAAAAACAAGTCAACTTCCTGGTTCAAGTATAACTCAACTTATACTGGTGAACCGCAGTTTGCCAAACCTGTTGGCGAACCCTCCTTTCCATGTCCTTAGGTGCATACTGCTCACCGATCTTGCTGGCGTACTCTAGTAGAAGTCTTTTGACATTCACCAATTCGTCGTACCACTGGCGAACCCCCTGCTTGCGAAGTCCAAAATTTTAGGCCCTATCTTGAGATGTTACAGTCAAttctttttcttaatttaaagttattttttgttaaattttataattgtaTGAAAATACATAAATACCTTATACTAGTATATATTAAttgtttaaaatataattttagtaatttatttaattaaattgatgttGAGTTGACTCATGACATCTATTTAGTTCCATACTTAAATAATTaacaatataaatataattttcatctaataagaaattttattattttataatagtaTATTCCCAAAAAATAATTTTCGCAACCgagaatataaaaaaatgaaagaaaataaaagaaattgtggttatattttatattggattaataaactaatagattttttttctttttcttttttttttggccaTAATAAAGTAATAGATTTCACACATTTTTCTgtgttttttatttcttaacaGAAAAACCCAACCAACATAAAGACGTCCCTCCTGTCTATGATTTCTCTTATAATTTGGTCATGAAGAACACTATCTTGGCTGGCTTTTACAACAAAACCTACATAAAAAAATATCCCCAAATACATAATGAAGGGTAAAccttcattttttaaaaatttctaaagatttAGAGATCCTCATTTAATCTTGGACCGTGTCTCAAGCTCTTCTATAAACTTCATCATACGacataaaacaaaaccaaaaaaaaaaaaaaagaacacttggaattttaataaaaacaaaacaactgTAAATCATTATTCTCTtttctttcaaacttttttttctccttttgcGAATCTTAATCATTTATTCCGTACCATCTTTTAAGACGAATGACAAAAGATAGGCAAAATCAAGATAGTTTCTCTCTCATGCATTCTTTGTTTTACAATTCATGTTGAAAATCACTCATGTTTTGGCTACTTAATTGCTTCaaaattcaccattttttgtttatAAGAAAATCTTCATTGTTATCAGAGAGTTGAGCAGCAAAAACATGGAGGAATTTTCGCCGGAAAGGAGATCAGGTTGTGGGATATTAAATGCAGTATTTGGGAAGCGTAATTTTTGGCCTAGGAGGACTACTTCAACAGGTTCTTTGCATATTATTAACAACAACAACAACGTCATCAACGACAAAACTGCAGCCAACTCAAACACAAAGCGGCGGCGAAGTGGCTCTGATGAGACGGAGTTTTTCGGACCGGAAGCGCCGCCATCAAAACCCTCCGTGAAATCGGTCCCAAATCATCCTAAGCCCCACCAGCAAAACCTGGTTCAGAAACCCGTTGTAGAACCGAGTAGAGCAACAACGACTGCTACCCAAGGATATGGCAACGGCAACCTTGGTCGAAAGATGCCTAAGGCAACCATTAGTATCTCCGGCGAGCTCGAAAGCATGATCGTCGATCATCAAAAAGCCAAAGGCAACAGCAATCTCCTTCGAGCTTCATCCAGTAACATGATGATTTATGGCAATTTAGGCAACTTGAGGCAACCTGCTGCAGGAGGGAACACTACCACCAATTCATATAACGTTGCAAAGGACAATGTTTCGACGCCTAATGGGAAATATCCCAACACCGTAATGGGAAATGTAGTGAAGAAACCGGTTGAAGAAAAACGCAAGGAAGAACAACAACAACCAGCTTCTCTTTGTCGAGCTCTTTCAACCAGAATGGATCCCGAACAGTTGAAATTCATGGGCAATGAAGATTATAAGAATGGGAGGTTCGGAGAAGCTTTGGCTTTGTATGAAGCCGCCATTGCTATTGATCCCAATAAAGCTTCTTATCGAAGCAACAAAAGTGCAGCTTTAGCAGCTTTGGGAAGGGTTCTTGAAGCAGTTTTCGAGTGCAGAGAAGCCATTAAAATTGAACCTCATTATCACAGAGCTCACCATCGTTTAGCTAACTTATATCTCAGGTAACCAAAAACAAACCCAAATTCTTCTCATATAATATTACTCAACTCATTAGTTCCCATATGTAATTGTATAGATTAGGGGATGTGGAGAAAGCTATATATCACTACAAGCATGCAGGCCTTGAGGCTGATCAAGATGACATTGCCAAAGCTAGAACTGTTCAGACACATTTAAACAAATGTACTGAAGCTAAAAGGCGACGAGATTGGAACAGTTTGCTAAAAGAATCAGATTCCGCCATTAATGATGGTGCAGATTCAGCTCCACAGGTAACTTACATCTTATCAAAATTTAGCAATATTATGATCTcttgtataaattttatatataacttTGCTTTCTTGGTTTTGTTAAGATATTTTCATTGAAAGCTGAGGCCTTGTTGAAGCTCCACAGACACCAAGATGCCGATAAAACATTATTGGGAGGtccaattttcaattttgatgACTTAAATAAATACTTTGGCCCAATTGGTAACGCCAATTTGCTGGTTGTTCGAGCTCAGGTGGATATGGCCGCCGGCAGGTTGGTGTTTCTTTCTTCAATATTGtttcaagaagaattttgtttgaataaattcaagaaaaaaataattccttaattatattttaattggtAAATAACACGTTAATTGGGGCTTTTAAATTACAATAACTTTTTTTAAAAGCATAAACGGTTTATAGATAAAGGTGATTGATGAGATGATAGAGAAATGTGGGGAATATGTGATCTTAAGCTTAATGAATGTTAAAAAACAACTCAAAAGTCGAACTTCTGTTGGAAAAAGAGCAAACAAAAAGAGCGTAAAGGTTAGAGGTAGCAAGATTTAATCTTTACCTACCAAATGGGCTAAATTTGCACATAAATGATTGGATTAGGGTTAATTACTGTGAATGTTATGACAAGCCACCTACTTTCCCACTTTGTTTTTTCAGTTGTGTTGAAGGTTGACATTGTTTTAGTTTTATCCATAATTGCATCTAAGGGCTTTCTACATAATTtcccttctttttattattaaaattcagACAGCCTTGGAAATTTTCCTATATAGATCTACCACTTAATCTTTCAGAAGTTCGAACCTGAGTAGGTTTTATAGATTAACAATCCTTCATCACTACGTTAATTACAGGAGTTCaaacttaaattttatataatttttaattttattaaaaattataaaaaaattaagcttATTTTATGCAAAATTTGAATAAACAAAAATTATGATAAGATTTAAAGATAACCTTAGGTTAGGAAaaagattaatatataaatttgaaCTCAAACTTATTTGATGTTAAGGTTTAAAGATAATTTATGATTATCATATCTTAATTATTTAGATAAAGTTTAAATTTTGATATCGTAATTATTGAAAGGACTATACTTGTATATCACCTTCAAACTGAATAGGATTAGTcttaaattataaaatgaaaGACACCTGTTGATCATaaataaattggattaaattTGTCAAGTTGAATATTTAGATACATAGAAGATGCAATTTTGACCATTAACGTAAATTTATTTAATCATCATCAATAAAATGGCAAATTTAGAAcatttaaaaaattgatttttcaAATAGTATTGTTAAGCTGCTAATAACGTTGTTGTTTTAAATGATGGTGTGAAGATTTGATGAAGCATTGGGGGCGATTCAACGAGCCATTAAGCTGGATCCGAACAACAAAGAAGCGAACACCGTAATGCAAAAAGCGAGAGCAGTGGCGGTCGCTCGATCCAACGGCAATGAGCATTTCAAGGCATCAAAATTCTCTGAAGCATGCTTGGCATACGTGGAAGGGCTGGAGCATGATCCCCACAACGCCGTCTTGTTGTGCAACCGAGCCGCTTGTTGGTCCAAACTTGGTCACTTGGAAAAGGCAGTTGATGACTGCACCCTTGCCCTCAACCTCCGCCCTGCCTACACCAAGGCTAGACTACGACGAGCGGATTGTAATTTCAAGGTGACACACTCCAACAACTTGCTTGCCCAACACTTTAAATAATTGTGTTGTACAATAATCTAATATTAATAATTCTCAACTTGATACATGTAATATAGATGAAGAAATGGGAAGCTTCAATACAAGACTACACAATTTTGGTAAGGGAAACACCAGACAACGAGGAGGTGAAAAAGGGATTGTCCCAGGCTCAAATGCAACTCAACAAGCAAAATGGTGAAGTTGTATAAAGACAAAGAAGATAGTGTAGGATGAGTACGAGGCTTATGAACACCAAAGATATGGGCCAGACATATGGACAAAactgaaacaaagaaagaaaaagaaaagagaaagcttAATTGCATCGAAACAAAGGGACCAAGCCGACTAGGATTTCGTGATGTATGGTCGCCTGTTTGGCAGCAAACGTTAAATTAGGGTTAAAAAAAGATCGTCTTCTAGGATGGAACAAAAAAGTTGCTTTTGTTATTTGTGAGGAATTTGAATGGGAAATTTTGATATATCACTCAGAATGTGACCTTTAATATTTCGTAACAAATTGATTTTTATGTGTATGAAAAATTATTCTACCATATCACTCATAGGCCCAACCAATTAAATTTATCCATATCACTTTGTTTTTCCATGCCACACTTACAACTAGGCAAAAATAAAAACAACT
The Gossypium arboreum isolate Shixiya-1 chromosome 10, ASM2569848v2, whole genome shotgun sequence genome window above contains:
- the LOC108487722 gene encoding TPR repeat-containing thioredoxin TTL4-like — its product is MEEFSPERRSGCGILNAVFGKRNFWPRRTTSTGSLHIINNNNNVINDKTAANSNTKRRRSGSDETEFFGPEAPPSKPSVKSVPNHPKPHQQNLVQKPVVEPSRATTTATQGYGNGNLGRKMPKATISISGELESMIVDHQKAKGNSNLLRASSSNMMIYGNLGNLRQPAAGGNTTTNSYNVAKDNVSTPNGKYPNTVMGNVVKKPVEEKRKEEQQQPASLCRALSTRMDPEQLKFMGNEDYKNGRFGEALALYEAAIAIDPNKASYRSNKSAALAALGRVLEAVFECREAIKIEPHYHRAHHRLANLYLRLGDVEKAIYHYKHAGLEADQDDIAKARTVQTHLNKCTEAKRRRDWNSLLKESDSAINDGADSAPQIFSLKAEALLKLHRHQDADKTLLGGPIFNFDDLNKYFGPIGNANLLVVRAQVDMAAGRFDEALGAIQRAIKLDPNNKEANTVMQKARAVAVARSNGNEHFKASKFSEACLAYVEGLEHDPHNAVLLCNRAACWSKLGHLEKAVDDCTLALNLRPAYTKARLRRADCNFKMKKWEASIQDYTILVRETPDNEEVKKGLSQAQMQLNKQNGEVV